From the genome of Holophagales bacterium:
GGTCGCCCCGTGCGCCGCCTCCTCGGCCTTCAGCTCCTTGCGCATCTTCAGGGCGCGCGGAAGCCAGAGGAGGGTGTGAAGGCCGCTGATCGTGAACGTCCCGACGAGGAGCGCCGTCATCCCCCAGAAGGTGAAGAAGAGGATCGGGTACTTCTTCTTGTCGTGGTGCGTCGCGTGGGAGAGGTAGCCCGCGAACCGGCGCGTCGCGCCGGGGTGACACTGCTGGCAGGTGGCGACGACGTTCTCGCGGGAGAGGTGGGACGCCGGGTTCGACGGCGGGAGGATGTCGTGCGCGCCGTGACAGTCGTTGCACTTGGCGGTCTTGGCGTAGCCGAGCTGCGAGACCTTCCCGTGGAACGTGTCGAAGTAGGTCTCGGTGACCTCCTTGTGGCACTTGCCACAGGAGGTCATGACGTCGAGCTTGAAGCCCACCTGGTCCGTCCGGCGGATCGTGTGCGCGGAGTGGCAGTCCTCGCAGACGGGGAGCCTCTCCTTCGACTTCGAGACGAGCTTGGAGTGGATGCTCTTCTGGAACTTCTCCTCGACTCCGTGGTGGCAGCGGCCGCACGTCTCGGGCTGCCGGAGCGCGTTCACGGACGACTCGGGGTCCTTCGCCGGCAGGACGCTGTGCGCCGTGTGGCAGGACGTGCACGTGGCGCTCACGACGAGACCGCTCTCGAGGAGCCCCTTCCCGTGGATCGACTCCGTGAAGTTCTCGATGATCTGGTGCTGCTCGCCCGTGTAGCGGCGCGCGGCCTTCTGGCCCTCCCGGTGACAGGTCGCGCAGAGCTTCGGGACGTTCCTGGCGAAGGTCGGCGAGAGGGGATCCGTCCGCCCCTTCACGCCGTGCGTCCCGTGGCATTCCGCGCAGGGCGGCCCGTTCGCGTCACCCCGGAGAACGAGCTTCCCGTGCGTGCTCTTGGCGTACTGCGTGACGACCTCGGCGTGGCACGAGCCGCAGTTCACCTTCGCCGTGATCGTGGCGCAGGGCCGATCGAGCGAGGGCTTGACCTCGGCGTGGCACTGCGAGCAGCGCGTCTTCTGGTGCCTGGACCCGACGAGCTCCGCGCCGTCGACGAACATCGACCGGCCGTCCTTCGCCTTCAGGTCCCTGTTGCCGTGGCACTTCTGGCATTCCTGGTCGGCGAGACCCGCGTCGTAGAAGACCTTCCTCACCTTGTGCGGCTGGTGGCAGTCGACGCAGGCCGGGAGGACGTTCGCCTCCTTCTCCCAGAGCTCGCCCTTGATGATCTTCTGGTGGACGCCCTCGATGTTCGAATGGCACGCCGCGCAGGTCTTCGCGATGTTCTTGCGCGCGATCGAGGAGCGCGGGTCGGTATGCGGGAGGGTGAAGTGCGGCGTGTGGCACGACACGCACGTCGCCGAGACCGTCAGGCCCTTCTTCAGGAGCCCCTCGCCGTGGATCGACTCGGTGTAGTTCTCCAGGATCCGGTCCTGGGGGATGTCGTGCTGGAGCTGGACCGCCGTCCCTTCCCGGTGGCACTTCCCGCAGAGGAACGGGACCTTCTGGGGGAGCACCGGCGACTTCGGGTCCTTCACCTTCACGACGTCGTGCCCGCCGTGGCACGTCCAGCACCGGGGCGCCGTGGCGTCGCCCTTCTTGACCGCCTTGCCGTGGAGACTCTCCGCGTACTGCTGGACGACCTCGCCGTGGCAGGCGTCGCACGTCGGCGCAGCGAGCTTCTCCTCGTGCGGGAGCTCCTTGCCGGACAGATCGGAGTGGCAGCCGACGCAGGGAGCGTCGGCGTGGACCGATCGCGTCAGTCTCTTCTCGTCCACGAAGAGCGAGATGGTCCGGCTTCCCCGCTGCTTCGTGAGCGTCTTGTCGGAGTGGCACTCGAGACAGTCCGCGTTCTCCTGCGCCCCGGCGGCCCGGGTCAGTGCGAGGAGGAGGAAGAGGGCGAGCGGAACCAGCCGCGACGTACGGTGCGGGCGGTCGGGACGCGGGTCAGCCAAGGTCACCTCCGTCACGGGCGGCGATGATACGGGCCGCTCACGGTCCGGAACATCAGCCGAACGCACCAGCTCGCCTCGATTGGTTTCCCCCTCCTGATGCAAATGCATCAGGAGGCTCATCAAGATGACCTGGCCCGGGGAGGCTCCTTCGCCCCCGCGGCCACGCCGGGGCTCACTTCAGTCCGAGCTGCGTCAGGATCTCCGGGTTCTCCTCGTCCATCGCGAGCACCTGGTGGCACGCCTCGCAGTCGGCCGAGATGGACTTTCCGTCCTTCGATTCGTGGTTTCCCCCGTGGCAACGGAAGCAGCCCGGGAAGTCCTCGTGGCCGATGTTGTTCGGGTGGTAGCCCCAGTCGAGCTTCATGTTCGGGAAGACGTTCCTCAGGTAGACCGCCTGGACCGCCTTCACGGAGGCCTCGATCTCGGCCTTCTTCGAAGAGGCCAGGTCCGGGTAGCTGGACGCGTAGAAGGCCGTGAGGCCGTCGGCGATCGCCTTCGTCGCCTCCTCCTGGCTCGCGTACTTCACCTTGAGCAGCTCGAGCGCCTTCTTCTTGACGAACGGCAGGTCGCGGCTGATGGCGCCCGCCGTGATCTCGCGGTCGAGGCCCCGGTGGGGCAGCTCGAACGCGTGCGTCGGCCGGTTGTGGCAGTCGACGCAGTCCATCGACCGCGTCTCGCCCTTCGCGAGAGCCTCGGCCGTCGGCTTGACCTCCGTGCTCGCGTAGTCGACCGTCTGCCCGGCGTCGTCGCGATAGCTCACGGTCGCGATCTGCTGGCGCCTTTCGTCGAGGGCCGTGTAGCTGATCCGCGATCCGGAATCGAG
Proteins encoded in this window:
- a CDS encoding cytochrome b/b6 domain-containing protein, whose amino-acid sequence is MADPRPDRPHRTSRLVPLALFLLLALTRAAGAQENADCLECHSDKTLTKQRGSRTISLFVDEKRLTRSVHADAPCVGCHSDLSGKELPHEEKLAAPTCDACHGEVVQQYAESLHGKAVKKGDATAPRCWTCHGGHDVVKVKDPKSPVLPQKVPFLCGKCHREGTAVQLQHDIPQDRILENYTESIHGEGLLKKGLTVSATCVSCHTPHFTLPHTDPRSSIARKNIAKTCAACHSNIEGVHQKIIKGELWEKEANVLPACVDCHQPHKVRKVFYDAGLADQECQKCHGNRDLKAKDGRSMFVDGAELVGSRHQKTRCSQCHAEVKPSLDRPCATITAKVNCGSCHAEVVTQYAKSTHGKLVLRGDANGPPCAECHGTHGVKGRTDPLSPTFARNVPKLCATCHREGQKAARRYTGEQHQIIENFTESIHGKGLLESGLVVSATCTSCHTAHSVLPAKDPESSVNALRQPETCGRCHHGVEEKFQKSIHSKLVSKSKERLPVCEDCHSAHTIRRTDQVGFKLDVMTSCGKCHKEVTETYFDTFHGKVSQLGYAKTAKCNDCHGAHDILPPSNPASHLSRENVVATCQQCHPGATRRFAGYLSHATHHDKKKYPILFFTFWGMTALLVGTFTISGLHTLLWLPRALKMRKELKAEEAAHGATGEKELQYVRFTRLERTMHISLIVSFITLALTGLTLKFSFTAWARTLAKAFGGFEGAGFLHRAAAVLMFAIFVTHIVDVFRRKSREGKTWKQMLTGPSTMLPTMKDARDVVGTVKWFLGLGPRPQYGRWTYWEKFDYFAVFWGVFIIGSTGLLLWFSEQFTRILPGWLLNVATIIHSDEALLAVGFIFTIHFFNTHLRPEKFPMDIVVFTGRMSVDELKRDKPAEYEALVASGKLEENLGEPYQPVVLKAVKAFGWAALTIGFLTVLWIIYAMLFSYK